A DNA window from Spirochaetota bacterium contains the following coding sequences:
- a CDS encoding toll/interleukin-1 receptor domain-containing protein has protein sequence MSSEAIRFKIPGNIDFYLAALSMVFSQEGKRSLQELIVNAKIRIEEGYSYDNWDGGIYGHALHLVVPEKLFLKNIKQRNEIQIKIKEELNKLHDISNEFFDIVFLEMEMGEENDWRKDSGLQLTGNRMVLPNTTKRIWNGEGYRVFLSHKSDVKKETAELKDQLCQFGISCFVAHKDITPTKKWQDEIENALASMDAFVALMTADFHDSDWTDQEVGFAFARNVPIVAVRLGKDPYGFIGKFQGLSSAWSTAAIDIVKVFIKHERMFLAYIQALRKCRNYDMGNTLSAALPGIETLTSEQVDKLIAAYNETSELRGSYAFNGKKPYSYGAGLVHHLNRFDTRQFQFSANGRIKLMTENKW, from the coding sequence ATGAGTAGCGAAGCTATTCGTTTTAAAATTCCAGGCAATATCGATTTTTATCTTGCTGCGCTCTCGATGGTTTTCTCACAAGAAGGGAAGCGATCGTTGCAAGAATTAATTGTCAACGCAAAAATACGTATTGAAGAAGGTTATAGTTACGATAATTGGGACGGTGGAATTTATGGGCATGCACTCCATCTCGTCGTTCCTGAGAAGTTATTTTTGAAAAATATCAAGCAGAGAAACGAAATTCAAATCAAAATAAAAGAAGAGCTGAACAAACTCCATGATATCAGTAACGAGTTTTTTGACATTGTTTTTCTTGAGATGGAAATGGGAGAGGAAAATGATTGGCGAAAGGATTCAGGTCTCCAACTAACAGGCAATAGGATGGTGTTGCCTAATACGACTAAACGAATTTGGAACGGTGAGGGTTATCGCGTTTTTTTAAGTCATAAATCAGATGTGAAAAAAGAAACGGCCGAGCTTAAAGATCAGCTTTGTCAGTTTGGCATTTCATGTTTCGTCGCGCACAAAGACATTACCCCGACAAAGAAATGGCAGGATGAAATCGAAAACGCATTGGCAAGTATGGACGCATTTGTAGCTCTCATGACAGCAGACTTTCATGACAGTGATTGGACAGATCAGGAGGTAGGGTTCGCCTTTGCGCGAAACGTGCCTATTGTTGCTGTTCGGCTTGGGAAAGATCCATACGGATTCATAGGGAAGTTCCAAGGGCTATCGAGCGCTTGGTCAACAGCAGCCATAGATATTGTCAAGGTATTTATAAAACATGAAAGGATGTTCCTCGCATACATTCAAGCGTTGCGGAAGTGTCGGAATTATGATATGGGCAATACACTTTCTGCCGCATTACCTGGCATTGAAACACTCACCTCCGAGCAAGTTGATAAGCTTATTGCCGCCTACAATGAAACCAGCGAACTGAGGGGGAGTTATGCATTCAATGGGAAAAAGCCATACTCTTATGGCGCTGGGCTGGTACATCATTTAAACAGATTTGACACGAGGCAGTTCCAATTTTCTGCAAATGGCCGCATTAAATTAATGACTGAAAATAAGTGGTGA